A stretch of Candidatus Thermoplasmatota archaeon DNA encodes these proteins:
- the eif1A gene encoding translation initiation factor eIF-1A, which yields MGPYRRGGNRRGGSDGIVRVRLPKGRLGEMFAIADQLLGASKIRIACADGKSRLGRIPGKLRKRMWIREGDLLIILPWEFQDEKANILYRYTRTQATHLSRRGKIPQLVDIF from the coding sequence ATGGGACCCTACAGAAGGGGAGGCAACAGAAGGGGCGGTTCTGATGGAATTGTCAGGGTTAGGCTCCCCAAGGGCAGACTCGGGGAGATGTTCGCGATCGCCGATCAGCTCCTTGGCGCGTCGAAGATTAGGATTGCGTGTGCGGATGGGAAGTCAAGGCTCGGCCGCATCCCGGGAAAGCTCAGGAAGAGGATGTGGATACGCGAGGGCGATCTCCTGATCATCCTGCCGTGGGAGTTCCAGGATGAGAAGGCGAACATACTGTACAGGTACACGAGGACTCAGGCGACCCACCTCAGTCGAAGGGGGAAGATCCCACAGCTTGTCGACATCTTCTAG
- a CDS encoding serine protein kinase RIO yields MVDEKKLRLMDTKIDSWRIRVKDADDRKTLDEVFDRATLMNVYKLFKEGIFDSVDFPISTGKEGNVFKCSGPDGSVALKVYRISTATFKHISKYIVGDPRFGGVQKNRKKVIHMWARKEHRNLERMTSGKVRVPKPLYCLNNMIAMEYIGTEEMPAPLLKDVFVNSPEEVFDDIVENLRKIHEVGLVHGDLSEYNILMDDDTPVIIDVGQGVPLEHAMAEEWLQRDLANITRYFVKLGVETDVEDVNKRVRGE; encoded by the coding sequence ATGGTGGACGAGAAGAAACTGAGATTGATGGACACGAAGATAGATTCATGGCGGATAAGAGTGAAGGATGCCGATGATCGGAAGACCCTCGATGAGGTGTTCGACCGCGCGACCCTTATGAACGTATACAAGTTGTTCAAGGAGGGGATCTTCGATTCGGTGGACTTCCCCATATCCACGGGCAAGGAGGGCAATGTCTTCAAGTGCTCCGGGCCCGACGGAAGCGTCGCGCTGAAGGTCTACAGGATATCGACGGCCACGTTCAAGCACATCTCCAAGTACATCGTGGGAGACCCCAGGTTTGGCGGTGTCCAGAAGAACCGCAAGAAGGTCATCCACATGTGGGCGAGGAAGGAACACCGCAACCTCGAGAGGATGACATCTGGCAAGGTCCGAGTGCCCAAGCCACTGTACTGTCTCAACAACATGATCGCGATGGAGTACATCGGGACCGAGGAGATGCCAGCACCCCTTCTGAAGGACGTTTTCGTCAACTCCCCGGAGGAGGTCTTCGACGATATTGTGGAGAACCTGAGGAAGATCCACGAGGTCGGTCTCGTGCACGGCGACCTGAGCGAGTACAACATCCTGATGGATGACGACACGCCCGTGATAATCGACGTGGGCCAGGGAGTTCCTCTTGAACACGCGATGGCCGAGGAGTGGCTGCAGAGGGACCTTGCGAACATCACGAGGTACTTCGTGAAGCTCGGAGTGGAGACAGACGTCGAGGACGTCAACAAGCGAGTGAGGGGTGAATGA
- a CDS encoding KH domain-containing protein, with product MMLYVKIPMKRVGVLIGENGETKKKLEEATGVKIVIDSEKGEVTIDEKQAEDPSNALTVQDIVKAIGRGFSEERAFRLLDDEIFLRMFDVRDFAGKNAKRVRQVRARLIGTGGKTRRLVEELTGVDVSIYGNTVGLIGDVVQLGVAERAVEMLLEGSKHAAVYRFMEGSRASLRIAELGF from the coding sequence ATGATGCTCTACGTCAAGATACCTATGAAGAGGGTCGGCGTGCTCATAGGGGAGAACGGCGAGACCAAGAAGAAGCTGGAAGAGGCCACGGGGGTCAAGATAGTGATCGACTCCGAGAAGGGTGAGGTCACCATAGACGAGAAGCAGGCCGAGGACCCGTCCAACGCGCTGACGGTCCAGGACATCGTCAAGGCCATCGGAAGGGGGTTCTCCGAGGAAAGGGCATTTCGCCTGCTCGATGATGAGATCTTCCTCAGGATGTTCGATGTCAGGGACTTCGCAGGCAAGAACGCGAAGAGGGTCAGGCAGGTCCGTGCGCGGTTGATTGGAACGGGGGGCAAGACAAGAAGGCTCGTCGAGGAGCTCACTGGTGTCGACGTCTCCATATACGGCAACACGGTCGGATTGATCGGCGACGTCGTTCAGCTCGGAGTAGCGGAGAGGGCCGTCGAGATGCTCTTGGAGGGAAGCAAGCACGCAGCCGTCTACCGTTTCATGGAGGGAAGCCGCGCCTCCTTGAGGATAGCAGAACTCGGTTTTTAA